The DNA region CAATAGACCGGGATCTGGGCCAGCCCTTCTTCAACTGGCTCAGCACCCGCGCCGGCGCCGACGGGCGCGAGATCGGCATGGCGGGCGCCATGCGCCTAGTACAGCCGCAGACCCCGGAGGACGCCGAGGAGCTCCGGACGCACGCAGCCGCTTTCATCGCGGAGAGGTTCCCGCAGCCCAAAGGCCCGGACCCGGCGTCGGCGCCGGGCCTGGCGGACTACGAGCGAAGCCGCGAGGGGATGCGGGAGTCCCACAGGAGCGGGACCACGGCTGCCTGGGCGGAATGGTCCGGCTGGGCGCGGGACGCCGGACGCGGAGGCGGGAAGCATGAACGGGGGAGTGTCGGGAGAGGAGCCGAGCGCCTGCGCGCCGAGACCGACACGGAGCTCGACATCCGCGAGGCGGAGCGCGAGGCGCGAAGCGGAGCGGCGGAAGAGCTGAGCGAAAAGGGCCGCGCCGGGGTCGCGGCCGAGACCGGCCGGCCCTTCGGCGAGCACGCCGCAGAGGCGGTTCCGCTGGTGGGCGAGTGGCTCGGCGCCAGGCTCTACGGCACGGCGCGGAACGTCGCGCCGGACGAGGGCGGAAAGAAGGAGGGCGCCCGGGGCGGTCCCATGGGCCGCGACGAGGCGCTCGGGCCGTGAGGCCTGAGGCGCTGCCGAAAGGGAGGATCCGATGATGTTCGGCAAGGCTACGCTCCGGGGAGGTCAGACCCTGCTCCACGACGTGCACATGTGGGGGCAGCTGGTGCGCTGGCAGATCATGGGCCTGGTCCTGGTGGTGGTGATCTTCCCCGCCGCGGCGCTCTACCGCTCCACGACCGCCTACGACTGGCGGCTGGTGGGCACGGGGACCCTGGCCGAGTTGAAGCTCTCGATAGGGTACTCTCCCCGCTCGGGCCAGATGCACGAGTGGCGGGAGGGCCGGAAGACCCCGACCCCGATCGTGGACATCGTCGCGGACCCAAGAATCGAATGGCTGCGCAAGCGCATGCTCGCGACGGTCTACGCCAAGGCATGGGCGGGCGCGGGATGGGGAGCGGGCGGCGTGGCCGTCTCCACCCTGGGATTCTGGCTGCTCGGCCGGCGCCTGGGCCGGACCCGGCGCGTGCGGGGCGCGGAGCTGGCCACCGCGCGCCAGCTACGAAGGCGCGTGCAGCCCCTCTCCGAGCGTCTGGCGACGGCCGTTGTTCCAGCGGCGCGGCGGGCCTCGTGCCGCATCGCCGGGATCCCCTGGCCCAGGCGCGCCGAGACCCAGCACACCATCGTCTCGGGCACCACGGGCTCGGGCAAGACCGTGCTGATCTCGGACCTGGTGGCTCAGGTCCGGGCGCGGGGCGAGCGCTGCATCGTCTACGACAAGATGGGCACCTACACGCGGTCCTTCTTCGATCCCGCCCGGGACGTGCTCATGAACCCCCTGGACGCCCGCGCCCCGCGCTGGTCGCCCTTCTACGAGGCCAGGACCTCGCGGGACTTCGACATGATGGCCGCCGCCCTGATCCCCCAGCAGAAGGACACCGTGGATCCGTTCTGGGTGACCGCCGCAAGGCAACTCTTCTCCAACGGCGCGGGGGTGCTGTGGACACAGGGGGTCACGGAGAACCGGAGGCTGGTCGAGGACCTGCTCAAGACCGAGCTGTCGGAGTTGGCCGAAGCCATGGAGGGCACCGTGGCCCAGTCCATCGTGAGCCCGGACAACCCCAAGACCGCGCTCTCGGTGCGCGCCATGCTGACCGCTCACCTGGGAGCGCTGGAGT from Deltaproteobacteria bacterium includes:
- a CDS encoding type IV secretion system DNA-binding domain-containing protein, which gives rise to MMFGKATLRGGQTLLHDVHMWGQLVRWQIMGLVLVVVIFPAAALYRSTTAYDWRLVGTGTLAELKLSIGYSPRSGQMHEWREGRKTPTPIVDIVADPRIEWLRKRMLATVYAKAWAGAGWGAGGVAVSTLGFWLLGRRLGRTRRVRGAELATARQLRRRVQPLSERLATAVVPAARRASCRIAGIPWPRRAETQHTIVSGTTGSGKTVLISDLVAQVRARGERCIVYDKMGTYTRSFFDPARDVLMNPLDARAPRWSPFYEARTSRDFDMMAAALIPQQKDTVDPFWVTAARQLFSNGAGVLWTQGVTENRRLVEDLLKTELSELAEAMEGTVAQSIVSPDNPKTALSVRAMLTAHLGALEFLPDTGEPFSIRDWVGREDEKGFLFLTSRGDQHASLRGLISTWLEIAVNALLSLQQDGGRRIWIVLDELPTLHQVPSLQPGLAESRQFGGCFVLGIQVFSALRDIYGKNGAETISGLCGTRVVLSAPDQETAQWSAESLGRGEVEEYTHGMSYGASTMRDGVSLTQHRQMRPLALPSEIMRLENLHGYLKFPGPYPVTSIQLKHVDRPASAERFVPRKADGTPPGADAPPVEGVGGKGVQDDGGARLVDEPVDGGGQADPIDELKPETPPESGTDPAPPEAEGRTEDAGARSRENPPPEPEPAAVGNPGDESGSRRGVVI